GCCTGACAGGCCAGTAAAAACAACCAATTTATTTTTTGGTATTTCTACGTCTATATTTTTCAAATTGTGCACACGCGCACCCTTGATAATTATTTTGTCTGGGTCCATAAGCTTTTAATCAAAATTAAGTAAATTCTCAATACTTTTCTTAATAGTAGTGGGAGTAATATGATTCTTTTTATTATAAGCTAATTGAATTTTTCTTCTTCTTTCTACTTCTCGCATGGCATTTTTAATAGAGCCTGTGATTGTATCTGCGTAAAGAATAACTTTGCCGGAAACATTTCTGCTGGCGCGGCCCATAGTTTGAATCAGCGAGCTTTCGTTACGCAAGAATCCCTCCCTATCGGCATCAAAAATTGCCACTAAAGTCACTTCCGGTAAATCCAAGCCCTCTCTTAAAAGATTGACCCCAATGAGCACATCATACTTGCCCTTTCTGAAATCAGTCAAAATGCGAGTGCGTTCAATCGTCAGGGTGTCAGAATGCATGTACTGGCATTTAAAACCTTTTTTCTTCAAAAATTCCGTTAAATCCTCTGCCATGCTCTTCGTGAGAACATTAGCCATTACCCTCTCTTTTTTCTTCACTAAAGCGGTAATTTCGTCAATGAAATCATTAATCTGGCTTCTATTTTTATCCTTATCAAAAACAGGTCTTATCTCTATCTGGGGGTCTACCAACCCCGTGGGCCTGATGACCTGCTCGACCACTTTGCCGGAATGATTGATTTCCCATTCTCCCGGTGTCGCTGAAGTAAAAATAGTATTTCCGATACGCTCCAAAAATTCATTAAACTTAAGGGGGCGATTATCCAAAGCCGAAGGCAAGCGCCAACCATATTCCACTAGAGCTTTCTTACGGCTTCGATCGCCCTCGTACATTCCCCTCACCTGGGGAAGACCGATATGGGACTCGTCCATAATAGTGAGGAAATCTGGCCGACCATCTTTTTTGGGAAAATATTCTAAAAGAGTATCTGGCGGTTCACCGGCCAATTTTCCATTTAAATGCCGTGAATAATTTTCTATGCCATGGCAATAACCTATCGACCTCAACATTTCCAGGTCGTAAACAGTCCGCCTCTTTAAGCGTTCTTCTTCTAAAAATAATTTTTCCTTTCTAAAATACTGCAACCTTTCATCCAGTTCCGCTTTGATATTCTCTATAGCTTTCTCCCTTTGCGGTTCCGTGGCTACAAAATGTTTGGAAGGGAAGATAATTGCTTCGGTGAGGTTTTCCTTAATATTTAAAGTTTGGCTGTCTACCAAATTTATTGTTTCTATCCTTTGATTCTTCAACTCCACCCTAAAAATATGGTCACCACTGGCAGGCATAATTTCCACTATGTCCCCCCTAGTTCTAAAGAACCCTCTTTTTATGACGCTATTGGTTCTTGTAAATTGAAGCTTAATTAATTGCTTTAAAAGATCGCCTCTAGTTAATAACTGGCCCACTTCTAAATGAAGGGCTGATTGCCAGTAATTGGTGGGCAAGCCTAAATTATAAATGCAAGATACTGAAGCCACTACAATCACGTCGCGGCGGGTCATTAAGGCCGTAGTAGCCCTGTGCCTTAGTTTATCTATTTCCTCATTAATAGTAGCCTCTTTGTCTATGTAGGTATCTGTAGTCGGCAAGTAAGCTTCTGGTTGGTAGTAATCGTAATAAGACACAAAATAGTTAACAGAGTTCTCGGGAAAAAAATTTTTATATTCGTTGTAAAGTTGGGCAGCCAAAGACTTATTGGGCGCCATTACTAAAACAGGTTTATCAAAATGACTAATGGCATTCGCCATAGTAAAAGTTTTACCGGAACCGGTTACTCCTAGAAGCGTTTGGAAAGGCAAGTTCTTTTCTAACCCCCTAACCAATTTGTCTATCGCTTGAGGTTGGTCGCCAGTAGGTTGGAAACTAGATTTTAACTTAAAAATGCCCATAAAATGGGTTCATATAGGGTTATTGACTTGCCATTATGGCTCAAAACTCTCTTAAAGTAAAGAATACCTTAAGACCTCGCCCAGCACTCTTAAGCCCATTTTTTTTGAGGCAAAGAGAAGTGTTTGAGGCGGGGAATCAGCATATCTGGCGCCAAAAGTATGACAAAAGCCGCCGGGACGGATAAGATAGCTATCGTCAAAAATAAAATATTCCCTCCCCAAAATTTATAAACAACACCCCCCAGTAATCCAAAGCAGGCAGTAGAAATTCCTTGAGCGGTATTATCAACAGCATAAGCCATCGCTACCTTTCCTGGATTTAAATGACGCGAAAAAGTAGAAGACCATGCCGGCATATACATGGCCATACCCAACCCTTGCATGGAAGCCGCCAAATATAAACTGATAGGGTCTCTTACAGCCATATAACAAACAGCCGTTAAGCCCGATAAAACTACTCCGCCAAACAAACAATAGAATTCGTCTCTTTCCCCTGCTTTATTATCCAAAAAACGAGCAATAGGAATTTGGAAAATAGACTGCATCAAAAAATATAAAAAAGTGCAGGTGCCCACTGTAACCGAAGTAGCTTGAAAAACTCTGCTGGTAATAAACAGAGCCATGATAGGGCTAGTTAACCCCCAAGCGCCTAAAAATAAAATATCCGATAGGACCAAATGGTAACAAATCCTAGTTAAATTGATTTTAAAAAAGTGTAATTTTACCATACTGTTAGTTAAAACTGTTATTCTCCAACCTCTTGTGCCAATAAGCCGCTATTACTTTGCGGTTGCCGTTATAATTCCAAGAGTGAATTTCGGGGCAATGTGTAGTCGCCGAATTGCTCACTGCTTTTCCCGGAGTTATTAGAAAGCCTAAATGTTTATGCCCTCGCTTCTCTTCCCACAATAAAACACTGCCTGGTAATGGTTGGCTGATTTCATACCACCCAGATTTCTTTAAATCTTTGAGTAGCCCCTCCACTGTCAAATGGTTTGCTTTGATGAGCCCAAAAGTAAGCAGAATTGATGACACAAAAAAGGCGCAACTAGTGACCCCGCCATTCAGGATATCTTTAGTTTGACCGTTAATTTCAGCGTAAAAATTTCTAAAAGCATGGCTCTTAACGCTATTTTTGATGCAAGCCAGATATGATTCTAAGAACAGCAATTTCATAAATGAGGTCTATTTGTGGCGAGGTCTGCTAAAAACATAAAGATAAAGAATTTCTAAAACGCCCATCGTATTTATTCCTAAAAGGATAATATACCAATATTTTTGGTCAAGTTTAGCCGCTCGCCAAAGCGCTAAGCCTTTCCAAACTAAAGACCAAAGAAGCAATGGAATTAAGATGTAGCGATTGTTTAACAAGGCCAAATAATTTTGCATAATTATTAATTTAGGTTGTTATTATTACTTTAATCCTAATTTTCGCTCTTTTCAAGTAGCTCTTTTAACCTTTGCTCATTTTTTTGCGCTACTGCCATGGCTGCTGCCATCCTATTTTTACCACTTGCTAATTCTTTCTGAATATCCTCTGCCATTTCTTTAAAAAAATCTGGATTGTTGTCAATCAGAGAAATAATTTTTTCTTTTTTATCGGCAGGCAAAGATTTTAATTGATTCTCAACCATTTTTTGCATTAGAAAATTGGGTATCATGGTTAACTAAATATTGATAAAATTTACTTTATATCTTTTCTCTTCCTC
The sequence above is drawn from the Candidatus Paceibacterota bacterium genome and encodes:
- the uvrB gene encoding excinuclease ABC subunit UvrB; the encoded protein is MGIFKLKSSFQPTGDQPQAIDKLVRGLEKNLPFQTLLGVTGSGKTFTMANAISHFDKPVLVMAPNKSLAAQLYNEYKNFFPENSVNYFVSYYDYYQPEAYLPTTDTYIDKEATINEEIDKLRHRATTALMTRRDVIVVASVSCIYNLGLPTNYWQSALHLEVGQLLTRGDLLKQLIKLQFTRTNSVIKRGFFRTRGDIVEIMPASGDHIFRVELKNQRIETINLVDSQTLNIKENLTEAIIFPSKHFVATEPQREKAIENIKAELDERLQYFRKEKLFLEEERLKRRTVYDLEMLRSIGYCHGIENYSRHLNGKLAGEPPDTLLEYFPKKDGRPDFLTIMDESHIGLPQVRGMYEGDRSRKKALVEYGWRLPSALDNRPLKFNEFLERIGNTIFTSATPGEWEINHSGKVVEQVIRPTGLVDPQIEIRPVFDKDKNRSQINDFIDEITALVKKKERVMANVLTKSMAEDLTEFLKKKGFKCQYMHSDTLTIERTRILTDFRKGKYDVLIGVNLLREGLDLPEVTLVAIFDADREGFLRNESSLIQTMGRASRNVSGKVILYADTITGSIKNAMREVERRRKIQLAYNKKNHITPTTIKKSIENLLNFD
- a CDS encoding MFS transporter, translating into MVKLHFFKINLTRICYHLVLSDILFLGAWGLTSPIMALFITSRVFQATSVTVGTCTFLYFLMQSIFQIPIARFLDNKAGERDEFYCLFGGVVLSGLTAVCYMAVRDPISLYLAASMQGLGMAMYMPAWSSTFSRHLNPGKVAMAYAVDNTAQGISTACFGLLGGVVYKFWGGNILFLTIAILSVPAAFVILLAPDMLIPRLKHFSLPQKKWA
- a CDS encoding DUF5652 family protein; translation: MQNYLALLNNRYILIPLLLWSLVWKGLALWRAAKLDQKYWYIILLGINTMGVLEILYLYVFSRPRHK